Proteins from a single region of Chryseobacterium sp. T16E-39:
- a CDS encoding Rrf2 family transcriptional regulator, whose product MKLNHFTDYSLRVLIYLNKKNKTTSCSLDELSEKLNILRNHLIKVVQFLSQKELVITKRGKNGGIIISDKARETGLGSLIHLLEQDDSPIINCHSKPCVFMSYNCQLKSFLDTAYQAFIDSMNKHYLSDLVFNNWEIIFSNQHTRTKPSA is encoded by the coding sequence ATGAAATTGAACCACTTTACCGACTATAGTTTGCGTGTCTTAATCTATTTAAACAAAAAAAATAAGACCACTTCATGTTCTTTGGATGAATTATCTGAAAAACTGAATATTCTGCGCAATCACCTTATTAAAGTGGTTCAGTTTTTATCGCAAAAAGAATTGGTGATTACCAAAAGAGGGAAAAATGGAGGGATAATAATTTCCGACAAAGCAAGAGAAACAGGGCTCGGTAGCCTTATCCATTTATTAGAACAGGATGACAGCCCGATTATCAACTGTCATTCCAAACCTTGTGTTTTCATGTCTTACAACTGCCAATTAAAATCATTTTTAGACACAGCCTATCAGGCCTTTATAGACAGTATGAACAAGCATTATCTATCAGATCTGGTTTTTAATAATTGGGAAATTATTTTCAGTAACCAACATACTAGAACGAAACCGTCTGCTTAG
- a CDS encoding ABC transporter ATP-binding protein — protein MLKAEHITKTYNAGKKTALDDFSIHVPKGSIYGLLGPNGAGKTSFIRIINQITQADSGDIFINGEKLNPNHIKNIGYMPEERGLYKNMSVGDQILYFGELKGMSKNDALSEAKKWFEKLNIDQWWKKKLSELSKGMAQKIQFVVTVLHRPHLLILDEPFSGFDPVNANLIKDQIIDLKNNGTTIILSTHRMESVEEMCDYVALIDNSKKILDGRVFDVREKFKKNIFGITLSEVNDPSFETFKEKYEVFNFSNENNLISFDLKNESDQNNILLDLVHVGKVRSFDERIPSMNEVFINAVGHHS, from the coding sequence ATGCTAAAAGCTGAACATATTACTAAAACCTACAATGCAGGAAAAAAGACAGCATTGGATGATTTTAGCATACATGTCCCAAAAGGGAGTATTTATGGTCTTCTAGGGCCTAACGGAGCCGGAAAAACATCATTTATCCGCATTATCAATCAGATTACGCAAGCAGATTCCGGAGATATATTCATCAATGGAGAAAAGCTAAACCCCAATCACATTAAAAATATTGGATACATGCCTGAAGAAAGAGGTTTGTATAAAAACATGAGTGTGGGAGATCAGATCCTTTATTTTGGAGAGCTCAAGGGAATGAGCAAAAACGATGCTCTGAGTGAGGCTAAAAAATGGTTTGAAAAGCTTAATATTGATCAATGGTGGAAGAAAAAGCTTTCAGAACTTTCAAAAGGGATGGCACAAAAGATTCAATTTGTAGTGACTGTTCTTCACAGACCTCATCTTCTGATTCTCGATGAACCCTTTTCCGGATTTGATCCTGTAAACGCCAATCTTATAAAAGATCAGATTATAGATCTTAAGAATAATGGAACTACGATTATTTTATCCACCCACAGAATGGAAAGCGTGGAAGAAATGTGTGATTATGTAGCCCTGATTGATAATTCAAAAAAAATCCTTGATGGAAGAGTTTTTGACGTTAGGGAAAAGTTTAAGAAAAACATTTTTGGAATTACTCTTTCTGAGGTAAATGATCCTAGCTTTGAAACTTTCAAAGAAAAATATGAGGTTTTTAATTTTTCAAATGAAAATAATCTTATCTCGTTTGATCTAAAAAATGAAAGTGATCAGAATAACATTCTTTTGGATTTAGTACATGTGGGAAAGGTAAGATCATTTGATGAAAGAATTCCAAGCATGAATGAAGTATTTATTAACGCAGTAGGTCACCATTCTTAA
- a CDS encoding TM2 domain-containing protein, which produces MENYGYTKTENDHNQQSAVPYRSEKKIPAALLGILVGWLALNKFYLGYTKEGIIQIILNIVTLGAASLIPFIEGILYLFMSDKQFDDTYVYGKKGWL; this is translated from the coding sequence ATGGAAAATTACGGTTATACAAAAACAGAAAATGATCACAATCAGCAATCTGCAGTACCCTATCGTTCAGAAAAGAAAATTCCGGCAGCTTTATTAGGAATACTTGTCGGATGGCTGGCATTAAATAAATTCTATCTTGGTTACACGAAAGAAGGGATTATACAGATTATCTTAAACATTGTTACATTAGGAGCAGCTTCTCTTATTCCCTTTATCGAAGGTATTCTATATTTATTTATGAGCGACAAACAATTTGATGACACTTACGTCTATGGCAAAAAAGGTTGGCTGTAA
- a CDS encoding ABC transporter ATP-binding protein, translating into MIYGTLFLTFLGALAAQVNPLVLKYTVDEVTELTHLPHPMSEGIHVLVIISIILLGKELLNIFINFGQKFYGEKIRINVSSVLAQSAIDKILTYRVAYFNDENHESGKLQIRIDRGIESLTKLVQNFFIDILPLFSNAIIALIIMYMQNVYVGMVSTIIVPIYFYISSLQAGKLGGVRRQLRNQREQKTSGLLNLINSIMVIKSFVREKFEGKKQYDLQMQLMESQMFTRKTNFIYDGLKTFIEQFGVVLIILLTVYLVLDQQMTIGAIMLHIMLFNNVSSPIRQLHRIYDDMNDAMIYAEGYFDILNADDEKEQNGTFVEKEIKGTFELKNIDFTYPNGTKALHDVSMKIENGKTTALVGLSGAGKSTIINLLCKFYPPDSGEILLDGVNLNHFDNTFLRNDIGLVLQRNHIFQGSIEDNIRYGNMDASFDQIQDAARKAYLHDQILDLPDQYNHDATQLSGGQQQRIAIARLFLKNPPIIFLDEPTASLDAIATEQIKNSLDAIKEGRTVIIISHSLSQILDSDKIYVMKKGRVVESGTHGELVQKNGTYREIFDASARSLNLDKLINTFKDS; encoded by the coding sequence ATGATCTACGGAACATTGTTTCTTACTTTTTTAGGGGCGCTTGCCGCACAGGTTAACCCACTTGTCCTGAAATACACGGTAGATGAGGTAACTGAACTGACTCACCTCCCACACCCAATGTCGGAAGGAATCCATGTATTGGTTATCATTTCTATTATTTTATTAGGAAAGGAGTTGTTAAATATCTTCATCAATTTCGGTCAAAAGTTCTATGGCGAAAAGATCAGGATCAATGTAAGTTCTGTTTTAGCACAATCGGCTATTGATAAGATATTAACATATCGGGTTGCCTATTTTAATGATGAGAATCATGAATCCGGTAAACTACAGATAAGGATTGACCGGGGAATTGAAAGTTTAACCAAACTTGTTCAGAATTTTTTCATTGATATTTTGCCTCTTTTCTCTAATGCAATAATTGCATTGATTATTATGTATATGCAGAATGTCTATGTGGGGATGGTTTCTACTATTATTGTTCCTATCTATTTTTACATCAGTTCTCTGCAAGCTGGAAAACTAGGGGGAGTGCGGCGTCAGTTAAGGAATCAGCGGGAACAGAAAACTTCGGGCCTCCTGAATCTTATCAATTCCATAATGGTTATTAAAAGTTTCGTACGGGAGAAATTTGAAGGCAAAAAGCAATATGACCTGCAGATGCAATTGATGGAAAGCCAGATGTTCACGAGAAAAACCAATTTTATTTATGATGGTTTAAAAACTTTTATAGAGCAGTTTGGAGTTGTTCTTATTATTTTACTGACCGTTTATCTTGTTTTAGACCAACAGATGACCATTGGAGCCATTATGCTTCATATTATGCTTTTTAATAATGTTTCTTCGCCGATCCGCCAGCTGCACCGTATTTATGATGATATGAATGATGCAATGATCTATGCTGAAGGTTATTTTGATATCCTGAACGCTGATGATGAAAAAGAACAAAATGGGACATTTGTAGAAAAAGAAATTAAAGGGACATTCGAACTGAAAAATATAGATTTTACTTATCCCAATGGAACTAAGGCTTTACATGATGTTTCCATGAAAATTGAAAATGGGAAAACCACAGCTTTGGTAGGATTAAGCGGTGCCGGGAAATCAACAATCATTAATCTTTTGTGTAAATTTTATCCGCCTGATTCCGGAGAGATTTTGTTGGATGGTGTTAATTTAAATCATTTCGATAATACATTTTTAAGGAATGATATAGGCCTTGTACTTCAAAGAAACCATATCTTCCAGGGGAGTATTGAAGATAATATCCGTTACGGAAATATGGATGCCAGTTTTGATCAGATTCAGGATGCTGCAAGAAAAGCTTATCTGCATGATCAGATTCTTGATCTGCCTGATCAGTATAATCATGATGCGACTCAACTTTCGGGAGGGCAGCAGCAAAGAATTGCTATCGCCAGGCTATTTTTAAAAAATCCCCCGATTATATTTCTGGATGAACCAACGGCAAGTCTTGATGCCATTGCAACAGAACAGATCAAGAACTCTCTTGATGCTATTAAAGAAGGAAGAACGGTAATCATTATTTCACATTCCCTGTCTCAGATATTAGATTCAGATAAGATCTATGTCATGAAAAAAGGAAGGGTGGTTGAAAGCGGAACGCATGGTGAATTGGTTCAGAAAAATGGGACTTACCGGGAAATTTTTGATGCTTCAGCAAGGAGTCTGAATCTGGATAAATTAATAAACACATTTAAAGACAGCTAA
- the hemB gene encoding porphobilinogen synthase codes for MIHSRNRRLRVNESMRSLVRENVLTTNDFVMPIFVMEGENKEEPIASMPGIFRRSIDLTVKECRELFSLGVKSVNLYMKVSDHLKDNTGKEAWNKDGLMQNTIRAIKDALPEMIVMPDVALDPYSIYGHDGIIENGKIINDATVDALARMSVSHAEAGADIVAPSDMMDGRILGIREALEESGFTDVGIVSYAAKYASSFYGPFRSALDSAPKDNVEIPTDKKTYQMDFHNSREALNEVFKDIDEGADIIMIKPGLPYLDIVSKVREAIDLPIAVYNVSGEYAMVKAAAQNGWLDNDKTIIESLTCFKRAGADMIFTYFAKEAAILLNK; via the coding sequence ATGATACATTCAAGAAATAGAAGGCTAAGAGTTAATGAATCAATGAGAAGTTTAGTAAGAGAAAATGTGCTTACAACTAATGATTTCGTAATGCCAATCTTCGTAATGGAGGGTGAAAACAAGGAAGAACCAATTGCATCGATGCCTGGAATTTTTAGGCGCAGTATCGATTTAACAGTAAAAGAATGTCGGGAACTATTTTCGCTTGGCGTGAAATCTGTGAATTTGTATATGAAAGTTTCTGATCATCTGAAAGATAATACTGGAAAAGAGGCATGGAATAAAGATGGTTTGATGCAAAATACAATCAGGGCAATAAAAGATGCTCTTCCGGAAATGATCGTAATGCCTGATGTGGCTTTAGATCCTTACTCCATTTACGGACATGATGGGATCATAGAAAATGGAAAAATCATAAATGATGCTACCGTTGATGCATTGGCAAGAATGTCTGTATCCCATGCAGAAGCAGGAGCTGACATCGTGGCACCAAGTGATATGATGGACGGTAGAATTTTAGGAATCCGTGAGGCATTGGAAGAAAGTGGTTTTACTGATGTAGGAATTGTAAGTTATGCTGCAAAATATGCAAGTTCTTTCTATGGACCTTTTAGAAGTGCTTTAGATAGTGCACCAAAAGATAATGTAGAAATCCCAACAGATAAGAAGACATATCAGATGGATTTTCATAATTCACGCGAAGCTTTAAATGAGGTATTTAAGGATATTGATGAAGGTGCAGATATTATTATGATTAAACCGGGACTTCCATATCTGGATATTGTGTCTAAGGTTAGAGAAGCAATAGATCTTCCAATTGCTGTTTATAACGTAAGCGGAGAGTATGCCATGGTGAAAGCCGCGGCTCAGAATGGTTGGCTAGACAATGATAAAACGATCATTGAAAGTTTGACATGCTTTAAAAGAGCCGGAGCTGATATGATCTTTACTTACTTTGCAAAAGAAGCAGCGATTCTTTTAAATAAATAA
- a CDS encoding porin family protein has protein sequence MKKFLLASALAFSTLSFAQINFKNTRFGITAGGNYSRVQNAHNPSGPRFAVQAGALALIPVGKGNQFYIQPEVLYYGAGETGKDKDVKGRDGYDAVYANNYLSVPLYFKGYFSEAESEFFGMIGPRFNFLLNQNVKNAPVSRPYYDPDVTDPKYPGVNGKANSFNFGLGVGVGYSYKRQLELAVKYDYGFSNTYPNLGKEPGGTSKGKSEQVLSVSLSYIFQ, from the coding sequence ATGAAAAAATTTTTATTAGCCTCTGCTTTGGCTTTTTCTACCTTATCTTTTGCACAGATTAATTTCAAGAATACAAGATTTGGTATTACAGCTGGAGGCAACTATTCCCGAGTGCAAAATGCACACAACCCTTCCGGACCCAGATTTGCTGTACAGGCTGGTGCTTTAGCACTAATACCTGTAGGAAAAGGAAATCAGTTTTATATTCAGCCTGAAGTATTATACTATGGTGCTGGAGAAACAGGAAAGGATAAAGATGTTAAAGGAAGAGATGGTTATGATGCAGTATATGCTAATAATTACCTTAGTGTTCCTCTTTATTTCAAAGGATATTTTTCAGAGGCAGAATCTGAGTTCTTTGGAATGATAGGACCTCGATTTAACTTTTTGCTGAATCAAAATGTTAAAAATGCTCCTGTAAGCAGACCTTATTACGATCCTGATGTTACTGATCCTAAATATCCTGGAGTTAATGGAAAGGCAAATAGCTTTAACTTTGGATTAGGTGTAGGTGTAGGATATAGCTATAAAAGACAGTTGGAATTAGCTGTAAAATATGACTATGGATTCTCTAATACATATCCTAATCTTGGAAAAGAACCTGGTGGGACAAGCAAAGGTAAATCCGAACAAGTTCTTAGCGTAAGTTTAAGTTATATCTTTCAATAA
- the hmpA gene encoding NO-inducible flavohemoprotein, with the protein MDDKQKALVKATVPVLKTNGTDLTKHFYKRMFHHNPELKNLFNMSHQASGKQQNALAGAVLAYAEHIDNPVVLINALKSIGNKHVSLNIAPEQYDIVGLHLISSIKEVLGDAATDELLEAWTQAYNELAHSMISIETEMYQSTLQKEGGWKGWRTFIIADIVEESSEIKSFYLKPKDAQPIAGYLPGQYISVKTFIPELGHEQPRQYSLSSAFNSDYYRISVKIEKSEQAPDGAVSNLLHSKHIGDQIEVSAPSGIFHLNPASEDPLVLISGGVGATPLLSMLETNKNNLQKNTIVWLHSCRDEKVHAFKDHVEQLNKNNQWLTTHIFYENTGKEDARSIRKGRINLHEIKEEILIDKAKYYICGPEAFIKVQYNSLMQLGIAKEDILYEEFGPQLLHLN; encoded by the coding sequence ATGGACGACAAACAAAAAGCTTTAGTAAAAGCTACCGTTCCTGTTTTAAAAACAAACGGTACAGACCTCACCAAACATTTTTATAAAAGGATGTTTCATCATAATCCTGAACTTAAAAATCTATTCAATATGAGCCACCAGGCCAGTGGCAAGCAACAAAATGCATTGGCCGGTGCAGTACTAGCCTACGCTGAACATATTGATAATCCCGTTGTACTGATCAATGCATTAAAATCAATTGGTAATAAACATGTGAGTTTAAATATAGCTCCGGAACAATATGATATTGTAGGTCTGCATCTGATCTCTTCAATCAAAGAAGTATTAGGAGATGCTGCCACAGATGAATTACTGGAAGCATGGACGCAAGCTTATAATGAACTGGCTCATAGTATGATTTCAATCGAAACTGAAATGTATCAATCTACCCTACAAAAAGAAGGTGGATGGAAAGGCTGGCGCACATTTATTATTGCAGATATTGTAGAGGAAAGCAGCGAAATTAAATCATTTTATCTTAAACCTAAAGATGCTCAACCCATTGCTGGTTATCTTCCCGGACAGTACATATCTGTAAAAACATTTATTCCGGAACTCGGACACGAACAGCCCAGACAGTACAGTTTATCATCTGCATTCAATTCTGATTATTACAGAATATCTGTAAAAATTGAAAAAAGTGAGCAAGCTCCGGATGGTGCAGTATCCAATCTTTTGCATTCTAAACATATCGGTGATCAAATAGAAGTAAGTGCACCTTCAGGAATATTCCATTTAAATCCTGCTTCAGAAGATCCATTGGTACTGATAAGCGGAGGCGTAGGTGCTACCCCACTTTTAAGCATGTTGGAGACGAACAAAAATAATCTTCAAAAAAATACAATTGTATGGCTACATAGCTGCCGGGATGAAAAGGTACATGCTTTTAAAGACCATGTAGAACAATTAAACAAAAATAACCAGTGGCTTACCACCCATATTTTCTATGAAAACACTGGTAAAGAGGATGCCCGTTCCATAAGAAAAGGGAGAATTAACCTTCATGAAATCAAAGAAGAAATTCTTATTGACAAGGCAAAATACTATATTTGTGGACCCGAAGCATTTATTAAAGTGCAGTATAATTCTTTGATGCAACTGGGTATTGCCAAAGAAGATATTCTTTACGAAGAATTCGGACCTCAGCTCCTTCATCTAAATTAA
- a CDS encoding ABC transporter permease → MNNIFLITKREFLTQVKKKSFIILTLLAPVMIIAFGAVIGLMFKANESHNVIEVVDRSGLFKDKLPSDSKLNYVFIPAAEEKSKVSTLKGNESLDGILILPELNSHNFDDLEKNTRLIINSKIGFDTKQRIISDISNVIKKEKIKELGIAEVQLNNLDKSFTLKTINVSENNKEDSDLTFGVKSGLSMVLMYVTFMFIIIYGVRVMRSVLEEKNNRVVEIIISSVKPFELMMGKILGVTMVALTQFIIWITMSVIGALILNTGFSSIQKNIPGGNEGIASKLDVAQIATQVSHSLLELNFPLIIFVFIVFFLLGYIFYSSVYAAIGSAVDNETETQQFTLFAILPLTLGMYGSFSLMNNPDGPLGFWLSMIPFTSPVAMIARIPFGVPAWQIALSITLLVLTTIFMIFLAGKIYRVGILMYGNKATLKELWKWIRN, encoded by the coding sequence ATGAATAATATTTTTTTAATTACAAAAAGGGAATTCCTTACACAGGTTAAGAAGAAATCCTTCATTATATTAACTTTACTGGCTCCTGTTATGATTATTGCCTTTGGGGCAGTGATTGGATTAATGTTTAAAGCCAATGAATCACATAATGTTATTGAAGTCGTTGATAGAAGCGGTCTTTTTAAAGATAAACTACCGTCAGATTCTAAACTGAACTATGTCTTTATTCCTGCTGCTGAAGAGAAATCAAAAGTCAGTACATTAAAAGGAAACGAATCTTTGGATGGCATCCTTATTTTACCTGAATTAAACAGTCATAATTTTGATGATCTTGAAAAAAATACAAGACTGATTATTAACAGTAAGATTGGTTTTGATACCAAACAACGTATCATTTCTGATATTTCAAATGTTATTAAAAAGGAAAAGATCAAAGAACTAGGCATTGCTGAAGTTCAGCTTAATAATCTGGATAAAAGCTTTACTTTAAAAACCATTAACGTCTCTGAGAATAATAAGGAAGACTCTGATCTGACTTTTGGAGTAAAAAGTGGCTTAAGTATGGTTTTAATGTACGTCACATTCATGTTTATAATCATCTACGGGGTTAGAGTGATGAGAAGTGTTCTGGAAGAAAAGAATAACCGTGTGGTTGAAATTATCATTTCTTCTGTAAAACCATTTGAATTGATGATGGGAAAAATTTTAGGGGTAACAATGGTTGCTTTAACGCAGTTCATTATATGGATCACCATGTCTGTTATTGGAGCATTGATTCTGAATACAGGCTTCTCATCCATCCAAAAAAATATTCCCGGTGGAAATGAGGGCATAGCAAGTAAACTGGATGTTGCACAAATTGCGACCCAGGTTTCTCACAGTCTGTTGGAACTTAATTTTCCGTTAATTATTTTTGTATTTATTGTGTTTTTCCTTCTTGGATATATCTTTTACAGCTCCGTATACGCAGCTATTGGTTCTGCTGTTGACAATGAAACAGAAACACAGCAATTTACTTTATTTGCGATATTACCGCTAACCTTAGGCATGTATGGAAGCTTCTCACTAATGAACAATCCTGATGGACCTCTTGGTTTTTGGTTATCAATGATCCCCTTTACTTCTCCTGTGGCAATGATTGCAAGAATTCCTTTCGGCGTACCAGCATGGCAAATAGCATTATCTATAACATTACTGGTGCTGACTACTATTTTTATGATATTTTTGGCCGGAAAGATTTACCGGGTAGGTATCTTAATGTATGGAAATAAGGCTACTTTAAAAGAACTTTGGAAGTGGATAAGAAATTAA
- the sucD gene encoding succinate--CoA ligase subunit alpha has product MSILVNKDSKVIVQGFTGNEGTFHAGQMIEYGTNVVGGVTPGKGGSEHLGKPVFNTVADAVQKAGANVSIIFVPPAFAADAIMEAAEAGIKVIVCITEGIPVADMVKVKSYIADRDCRLIGPNCPGIITSDEAKIGIMPGFVFKKGKVGIVSKSGTLTYEAADQVVRAGFGISTAIGIGGDPIIGTTTREALELFINDPETEAVVMIGEIGGGLEAEAARWYKASGSTKPVVGFIAGQTAPKGRTMGHAGAIVGGAEDTAQAKMEIMRENGINVVDSPADIGATVAKVLA; this is encoded by the coding sequence ATGTCAATTTTAGTAAACAAAGATTCTAAAGTAATTGTACAAGGATTTACAGGGAACGAAGGTACTTTCCATGCAGGTCAGATGATTGAATACGGAACAAATGTAGTAGGTGGGGTTACTCCAGGAAAAGGAGGAAGCGAGCACTTAGGAAAGCCTGTATTTAATACTGTAGCTGATGCTGTTCAAAAAGCTGGAGCTAACGTAAGTATTATTTTCGTACCGCCTGCATTTGCTGCTGATGCTATTATGGAAGCTGCTGAAGCTGGAATTAAAGTTATCGTATGTATTACTGAAGGAATCCCTGTAGCGGATATGGTTAAAGTAAAATCTTACATCGCAGATAGAGATTGCAGACTAATCGGTCCAAACTGTCCTGGAATTATTACTTCAGACGAAGCTAAAATTGGTATTATGCCAGGTTTTGTTTTCAAAAAAGGTAAAGTAGGTATCGTTTCTAAATCTGGTACTCTTACTTATGAAGCTGCAGACCAGGTTGTAAGAGCTGGTTTCGGTATTTCTACTGCTATTGGTATTGGTGGTGACCCAATTATTGGAACTACTACAAGAGAAGCTTTAGAATTATTTATCAACGATCCAGAAACAGAAGCTGTTGTAATGATTGGTGAGATTGGTGGAGGATTGGAAGCTGAAGCTGCTAGATGGTATAAAGCGAGTGGTTCTACTAAACCTGTAGTTGGTTTCATCGCTGGACAAACTGCACCTAAAGGAAGAACAATGGGACATGCAGGAGCTATCGTAGGTGGAGCAGAAGATACTGCACAGGCAAAAATGGAAATCATGAGAGAAAACGGAATTAACGTTGTAGATTCTCCTGCTGACATTGGCGCTACTGTTGCTAAAGTGTTAGCTTAA
- a CDS encoding T9SS type A sorting domain-containing protein, whose product MKKLLLLFLFVGTFVGFSSNVKAQLREPGSISQKSDDGVFIAYPNPAKDFLIIRAKDPSLKVKNVTFYSILGTQVATYAVNMNSGEINIEKLKPGKYLIRYILSDNTQKVTQIVKQ is encoded by the coding sequence ATGAAAAAACTTTTACTTTTATTTCTTTTCGTAGGCACTTTTGTTGGATTTTCCAGCAATGTAAAAGCTCAACTAAGGGAGCCGGGTTCCATCTCACAAAAATCTGATGATGGAGTTTTTATTGCCTATCCAAATCCTGCTAAGGATTTCCTTATCATTAGGGCAAAAGATCCTTCTTTAAAGGTCAAAAATGTTACATTCTACTCTATATTAGGTACACAGGTTGCCACATATGCTGTTAATATGAATTCGGGAGAAATCAATATTGAAAAATTGAAACCGGGTAAGTATTTAATTCGTTATATCTTAAGTGACAACACACAAAAAGTTACCCAAATAGTAAAACAATAA